Genomic window (Egicoccus halophilus):
TGGGCGGTTGGGCGAGCGCCAACAAGTTCTCGCTCTACGGCGGGTTGCGCGCCGCGGCGCAGCTGATCGCCTACGAGCTGCCGCTGATCCTGGCGGCGATCGCGGTCGCCGTGCAGGCCGGCAGCCTGTCGCTGGTGGGCATCGTCGAGTCGCAGGCGAACTTCCTGCTGCCGGGCACGAACATCAACGTGTGGTTCGTCTTCCCGCAGCTGCTCGGCTTCGGCATCTTCTTCCTCGCGGCCCTGGCCGAGCTGTCGCGGCCGCCGTTCGACATGCCGATCGCCGACTCCGAGCTCGTGTTCGGCTACATGACCGAGTACACGGGCATCAAGTTCGCGATGTACCTGCTCACCGAGTACGCCGGCATGGTGTCGATGTCGGCGTTGATGGTGGTGCTCTACCTCGGGGGCTGGCAGCTGCTGCCGGGGGTGCCGCTGCCCGGCTGCGAGGGCGCCGGCGGCCTGTTCGACTGCGGCGTGCTCGGCACGCTGCTCGGGCTGGGTGTCACGCTCGGCAAGATCGTGCTGCTGACCTTCGTGATGGTGTGGGCCCGGGTGGCCTACCCGCGGTTGCGCGAGGACCAGCTGCAGCGCATGTCCTGGCTGGTGCTCGTGCCCCTGTCGCTGCTCAACCTCGCGATCGTCGCGGTCGCCAAGGTGGTGTTCTGATGGCAACGACCTCCGTACCGGGTGTCGGGCTGCTCAAGGGGCTCGGCGTCACGCTCAAGCACCTGTTCAAGACCCCCGCGACGCAGCTGTACCCGGACGTGCGGCCCGACCTGCCGCCACGCGCCCGGGGCGTCATCGCCCTGATGGAGGAGAACTGCACCGTCTGCATGCTCTGCAGCCGGGAGTGCCCCGACTGGTGCATCTACATCGACTCGCACAAGGAGACGGTGCCCCCCGCCAAGGAGGGGGGCCGGGCGCGCACCCGCAACGTGCTCGACCGGTTCGCCATCGACTTCGCGCTGTGCATGTACTGCGGCATCTGCGTCGAGGTGTGTCCCTTCGACGCGCTGTTCTGGTCCCCGGAGTTCGAGTACGCCGAGTACCAGATGCCGGGGCTGCTGCACGAGAAGACCAAGCTGCGGGAGTGGATGGACACCGTCCCGCCGCCGCCGGCGCTCGACGCCGGTGCCGAGGTCCCGGCCGAGGTCGCCGACGCGATCGCCAAGGCCGAGCGCGAGCTCGAGCAGGCCCAGCAGGCGGCCCAGCAGGCGGCACAGCAGGCCGAGCAGGCGGCGTCGGCCGCGGCGAGCCCGTCCGCGGGCGTCGCCAAGGCCGATGAACCGAAGGTCGAGGCCGGCGAGATCGACCAGGAGACCTACGACCAGCTGATCGCCGAGGGCAAGTCCGAGCGCATCGCGCGGTCCAAGGCCAAGGCGGCCTACGTCAAGAAGCAGAAGGCCAAGCTCCGCGAGCAGCAGGCGGCCGCCGGGGACGATGGCGGCGCGGCCGGGTCCCAGCCGGCGCCCAAGCCGGCGGAGGTGCACGTCGAGGCCGGCCAGATCGACCAGGAGACCTACGACCAGCTCATCGCCGAGGGCAAGCCGGAGCGGATGGCGCGGGCCAAGGCCAAGGCCGCCTGGGTGAAGAAGGAGAAGGCCCGGCTGCGCGCGGAGCAGGAAGACCGCGCCCAGCAGGCGGCGGCCGGCGGCGACGCCGCTCAGGTGGACACACCGGCCGCCGAGCCCGCTGATCGCACCGGTGAACCCGTCGGCGGCGCAGGTCCGGCGACCGACGCTGCCGCTCCCACCGACGCGCAGGGCGAAGCGGCTGCCACCACGCCTCGCAAGAAGCTCGGTGACGTCCACGTCGAGGGTGCCGGGGAGATCGACCAGGAGACCTACGACCGCCTGATCGCCGAGGGCAAGTCCGACCGCATCGCGCGGGCGAAGGCGAAGGCCGCATGGGTGAAGAAGCGCAAGCAGGAGCAGCTCGACGCGGGAGACGAGGCATGAACGGCGGCCCGGAGGGAACACCGTGACGGGATACGACGTCGTCTTCGCCCTCGTGGGGCTGGTGACCGCGGGCGCGGCGATCCTGACGGTCACCTCGAAGAACCTGGTCCACGCGGCCCTGCACCTGGCGGTCACCCTGGCCGGCATCGCCGGGGTGTTCCTGGTCCTGCACGCCGACTTCCTGGCGCTGGTCCAGCTCATCGTCTACGTCGGGGCCGTGACGGTCCTGTTCCTGTTCGGTCTGATGCTCACGCGGGCGCCGATCGGTCGGGAGGCGCTCGACAGCCAGAACCGCGGGCTGGGTCTGGCGGTGGCGGGGGGTCTGTTCGTGACGCTGGCGGCCCTGATCGTGCAGGCCTACGCCGGCCACCCCAGCGTGCTGCCCCAGCGGATCCCCACCGAGGCGATCGGCATGGTGATCTTCTCGCAGTGGGTGCTGCCGTTCGAGGTGCTCTCGATGCTGCTGCTCGCCGCGCTGATCGGGGCGATCGTGCTCGCCCGACGCGAGGCCGGTGACTCCGGCGACACCGTCGACCAGACGCGCATCGAGTTCGGCGACGCCCCGTCGACCGAGCAGGGCCGCGCCGCGACCGAGCCGGTCGAGCTCGGCGCCGGCGAGTCCGGGAGCGAGTCCCGATGAGCCCCATCGGCCCGCTGCTGCTGGCGACGCTGCTGTTCTGCGTCGGCGTCTACGGGATCATCGCCCGCCGCAACGCCGTGCTCGTGCTGATGAGCGTCGAGCTGATGCTCAACGCGGTGAACATCAACCTCGTCGCGTTCCAGAACCTGCTGTGGCCGGAAACGGCGTTCGTGAGCGGGCAGCTGTTCGCGTTGTTCATCATCGCGGTCGCGGCGGCCGAGGTCGGCGTCGGGCTGGCCATCCTGTTCAACCTGTTCCGCAACCGTGCGTCGGTCAACGTCGACGACGTCGACCTGATGCGCTGGTAGGGGGCACACTCGTGGAATCTGTCCTGGACCTGGCGTGGCTGGTCGTCCTGCTGCCGTTCGCCTCGGCCGTGCTGACGGCGTTCTTCGGCCGGCTGATGCCGCTGCGCGGCAGCGAGTTCGGCATCGCCGCCGTCGGCATCGCGCTGGTGATCTCGCTGCTGATCGCCTGGGAGACCTTCTCCACCGGTGTCGGCGAACCGCTGGAGCGTGCCTTCGCGTGGTCGCCGCTCGGCGGCGGGTTCGTGCTCGAGCTGGGCATGCTCGTCGACGGCCTGACCTCCATGATGTTCGTGCTGGTCACCACGGTGTCGCTGCTGGTCCACGTCTACTCGCGCGAGTACATGGCGCACGAGCCGCGCTTCACCTACTTCTTCGCGATGCTGAGCCTGTTCACCTTCTCCATGCTGGTGCTGGTGATCGCCAACAACACGCTGCAGGCACTGCTGGGTTGGGAACTGGTCGGTCTGTGCAGCTTCCTGCTGATCGGCTTCTACTGGGAGGAGAAGTCCAACCAGGACGCGGCGAACAAGGCCTTCCTGGTCACCAAGTTCGGTGACGTCGGCCTGATCGTGGGCGTCATCGTGCTGTCGGTGCCCATGTTCACCCTCGCCGAGGGCGGCCAGGTCTTCAACATCCGCCTGCTCAACGAGGCGGCCGTGAACGGCGAGCTCGGGTCGGGCACGGTGGTGCTCGGCATGTTGATGATCTTCCTGGCCTGCATCTCGAAGTCGGGGCAGATGCCGCTGCACGTGTGGCTGCCCGACGCCATGGCCGGTCCGACCCCGGTGTCGGCCCTGATCCACGCTGCCACGATGGTGACCGCCGGCGTGTTCCTGCTCGCCCGCCTGTACCCGGTGCTGGCGCAGTCGGCGGTCGTGATGACCGTCATCGCCGTGGTCGGCATCGTCACGCTGTTCTTCGGGGGGCTGGTCGCGCTCGTCCAGGACGACATCAAGAAGGTGCTGGCCTACTCGACGGTGTCCCAGCTCGGGTACATGGTCGCTGCGCTCGGTGTGGGCGGCTACACCGCCGGCATCTTCCACCTGTTCACCCACGGGTTCTTCAAGGCGCTGCTCTTCCTCGGTTCGGGGTCGTTGATCCACGCGGTGCACAGCAACAACATGTCCGACATGGGCGGCATGCGGAAGTACATGCCGCACACGTTCTGGACCTTCATCGTCGGCTCGCTCGCGTTGGCCGGGTTCCCGATGACCGCCGGGTTCTTCTCCAAGGACGAGATCCTGGTGTCCGGACAGATCTGGGCCGGCAACGGCTTCGTCACCGGCGACCTCGTGTTCTGGGTCGGGCTCGCGGCGGCGTTCGTGACCACCTTCTACATGGCGCGTGCCTGCCTGCTGATCTTCGCCGGCGAGTTCCGTGGCGGCCACGACACCCACGGCGACCCGGACGTCCGGCACCAGGCGGCCGGGTCGGCCGGCGTCGACCCCGTGCTCGCCGGCCACGGCGTGACGGTGGACGCCGCCCACGCGCAGGACGACGACCGGGCCGCCGACGACGCCGTCACCGTGGTGGCCGGTGGCCACGCGCCTGCGGCCCAGGGCGCCGGTTCCCACGACGCCGGGCACGCCACGTCCGGGGACGCCGCGTCCGGGACCGCGACGTCCGGGACCGACCGGGACGCCTCCGACGCCGGGTCGCACGCGGTCGGTGCGGGTGTCGCCGCACACGGCGCCGGCTCGCACGCGATGGGCGGCGGGCACGGGACCGACGACCACGGCGCCCACGGCGCCCACGCCGAACCGCACGAGTCGGGCCTGCAGATGGTCCTCCCGCTGATCATCCTCGCCGTGCTCTCGCTCACGGTCGGCCTGATCGGCTCACCGCTGTGGACGGCCGAGAACAACTTCGAGACCTGGACCGCGACACCGGTCCTCGAGGAGGCCACCTATCCCTTCGTCGAGGGTGGCTACCACGACGACGAGGTCGACCACGCCGAAGCGGGCGCGGTCGGGACCCCGGGGGGGAGCACCGGTGCACTGCGCGGCGCGGGGGTCCTGGCCGCCGGGCCCGACGTGCTCGCGGCCGCCGAGGGGGCGCACCCGGAGGTCCTGCACGGGCCACCGTCGTGGCACCTCGACGTGCTCGGGCTCGCCCTGCTGGCGTTCCTGTCCGCGGTCGCGCTGGCCTGGAAGTTCTACGGGCAGGGGCAACCGGCCGAGGACCCGACGTTCAAGATGGGAGCGCTGACGAAGGTGCTGGTCGCCAAGTACGGCCTCGACACGTTCGGCTACCGCTACGTGGTCGTGCCGGTGCGTGACCAGCTCGCCGTCTGGGCCTCGCGCAGCAGCAACGAGGGTCTCGACCGCATCGTGGCCGGGGTGGGCGCCGCCACGCGGGCGGCCGCCACGTCGACCTACGAGGTCCTCGACCAGCGCGTCATCGACGGCGGCGTCAACGGCGCGGCCCTCAGCGCGGCGTGGTGGAGCGACCGCCTCAAGCGGCTGCAGTCGGGTGACGTGCAGCGCTACGCCGGCGCGATCGTCGCCGGCACGATCGTCCTGGTGCTCGCCTTCGCGGTGGCCCGGTAGTGACACCGGCCGCTCGCGGCCAGCAACGACAACGCAGATGGTGGGACCCGGGGGACCGGGAGGCGCGCTCGCTCCGGACGGAGCCGGCCAGGAGGGAACGACACGATGGACCCGCAGACCGCAGGTTGGGCACTGATCGTCGCCCTGTTCCTGCCCCTGGCCGGGGCAGGACTGCTGGCGCTGATGCCCGCCCGGTTGGACCGCGAGATCCGTTGGGCGGGGGTCGGGATCACCGCCGTCGCCTTCGCCCTCGTCGTCGCGATCACCGCGGCGTTCGACTTCGGCGCGTCCGGTGAGCTGCAGTTCCAGACCGATGTCAGCTGGATCGGCGCGATCAACGCCAACTTCCACGTCGCGCTCGACGGCATCAGCCTGCCGCTGTTCTTCCTGACCTATCTGCTGCCGCTGCTGTGTGCGATCTACACCACCCGCATCCTGCCCGCACCGGGACGCCCCAAGGCGTTCCTCGGCCTGATGCTGCTGCTGCAGACCGGGATGGCCGGCACGTTCGTCGCCTTCGACCTGATCCTGTTCTTCGTCTTCTGGGAGCTCGTGCTCGTCCCGATGTTCTTCCTGATCGGGATGTGGGGCGGTCCGCGCCGCGAGTACGCCAGCGTCAAGTTCTTCCTCTACACGCTGTTCGGCTCGATCTTCATGCTGGTCGCCTTCCTCGCGATCTATTTCCAGGGCGGGGCGACGACCTGGGACATCCAGGCGCTGTCCGCCGCGGGCGGCGTCGGCGGGGTCACCTTCCAGACGTGGGCGTTCGCCGGCATCTTCCTCGGCTTCGCCATCAAGGTGCCGATGTGGCCGTTCCACACCTGGCTCCCCGACGCGCACACCGAGGCGCCGACGGTCGGCTCGGTGCTGTTGGCCGGCGTGCTGCTGAAGATGGGCACCTACGGGTTCATCCGCATCGCCCTGCCGATCCTGCCCGAGGGTGCGATGCGTTTCGCCCCCATCATCGGGGTGCTGGCCGTCATCGGCATCATCTACGGCTCGCTGTGCTGCCTGGCCCAGACCGACGTCAAGCGACTCATCGCGTTCTCGTCGGTGGGGCACATGGGCTTCGTGATGCTGGGGATCGCCGCCATGAACGAGGCGGGCATCCAGGCCGCCCTGTTCGGCAACATCGCCCACGGGGTGGTGACCGGCATGCTGTTCTTCCTCGCCGGGTCCCTGCACGAGCGCTACCACACCCGCGAGATCGCCGAGATCGGCGGCGGCATGTTCACCAAGATCCCCCGCTACGGGGTGCTGCTGACCTACGTCGCGGTCGCGTCCCTGGGGCTGCCGGGTCTGGCCGGGTTCTGGGGAGAGTTCACCGCCATGTGGGCGGCGATCAGTCCCGGCGGCGGGCTCGCCGACACCTACGGCGGCCTCTACCTGGCGTTGGTCGTCGTCGCCGCCATCGGGACCGTGCTGACCGCCGGCTACTTCCTGTGGCTGCTGCAGCGCATGAACCTCGGTCGTCCCACCGCCCGCTGGGCCGACGAGCCGCTGCAGGACGTCATGCGGGTCGAGTGGGTGTCGTGGATGCCGCTGCTGGTGCTGATCCTGGCGCTGGGCGTCTACCCGCGCCTGGTGTTCGGGGTGCAGGACGCGGCGGTGAACAACCTGATGGGCTGGGTGCTCGGGGGCTGACAACGCCCCCGACACCGGTCGCCGGAGCGCCGGCGACGACCAACGAGACGGAAGCGAGCTCATGGCCATCGACTTCTTCGCGATCGCTCCCGAGATCGCGCTGACGGTCACGGCGCTGGTCGTGCTGGCGGCCGACCTCGCACTGCGCGGCGAGGCCAAGCAGCTGGTCAACCCGCTGGCGTCCCTCGGCACGCTCGTGGCGATCGGCTTCACGGTGGCGCTGTGGGGTCAGCAGCGCACCACCTTCGGCGGCACGTTCGTGGTCAACGAGTTCGCCCTGGTGTTCAAGCTGGTGTTCCTCGGCAGCCTGCTCGCGATCCTGGGCATCAGCTGGCGCTACTTCGCCGAGGGGCGCTACTTCCAGGGCGAGTACTACTTCCTGCTGCTGACCTCCTTCCTGGGCATGCTGCTGATGCCCTCGGCCCGCGACCTCATCCTGCTGTTCATCGCGCTCGAGACCGTGTCGGTCCCGGCGTTCGTGATGGCCGGGTTGCGCAAGCGGGACCTGTACAGCTCCGAGGCGGCGCTCAAGTTCTTCCTCATCGGGGTGTTGTCGGTCGCCCTGATGCTGTTCGGCATGTCGATGGTGTACGGCTTCACCGGCACCACGGCGTTGGCCGGCATCGCCGAGGCGATCGCCGGGGACGCCGAGCTCACCCCGCTGCTGCTCGCCTCCGTGATGCTCATCTTCGTCGGCTTCGCGTTCAAGATCTCCGCGGTCCCGTTCCACTTCTGGGCCCCCGACACCTACGCCGGTGCGCCGATGCCCGTCGCGGCGATGCTGGCCGTGGCCTCCAAGGCGGCCGGGTTCGCCGGCCTGCTCGTCATCGCCTTCGTCGCGTTCGAGCCGGTCGCCGACGTGTGGGCCCCGGTGCTCGGGGTGCTGGCGATCCTGACGATGACGATCGGCAACCTCGTCGCCCTGCAGCAGCGCGACCTGGTCCGGCTGCTCGCCTACTCCTCGGTGGCGCAGGCCGGCTACATGCTGATCCCGTTCGGGCTCGCCCGTCCCGGGGGTGCCGAGGTCAACGACGCCGCCGTGCAGGCGGTGGTCTTCTACCTGGTCGCCTATGCGGTGATGAACATCGGCGCGTTCGGCGTGGCCATCGCGGTCAACCGCCGCACCGGCCTGCGCTCGTTGGCCGACTACGCCGGTCTGGCGTCGCGCAGCCCGATGCTCGCCCTGGCGATGACGGTGTTCCTGCTCAGTCTCGGTGGCGCACCGCCGACCGTCGGGCTGTGGGCCAAGTTCGCCATCATCGAGGCCGCGCTGGTCGAGGTCAGCGTCTTCGGCATCGTGCTGATGGTGTTCCTGGCCATCAACTCGGTGATCGCGTTCTTCTACTACCTGCGCATCGTCAAGGCGATGTGGATGGACACGGCCCGCGAGGGTCTGCCCGTGCTCCAGCCCGGATTCCAGCTGTCGCTGGTGGTGCTCGTGCTCATGGCCGGCACCGTCCTGCTCGGCGTCCTGCCCGGCCTGGTCACCGACTACTCCGCCGTCACCGGTTTCCTCGCCGCCAACTGACCTCCGCTGCCGCGGCCTGCGGGTGGGCGGGCAGACGGGCGGGGGTGGCGGTGGCGAACGGTCGGCCACGGCGGTGGCGATGAGCAGCCCCTGCGCCGGAGGCACGAAGGTTTTCGGTGCGGGCAGTGTCCGTCGGCTGGTCGCCCGGATGCACCCTTCGTACCCTTTCGAACTCCGCCCCCCTTCACGAGAACGGATGAGATGTTCAAGAGCGCGAAGACGTTCGTCCTGCTGGCTGCCCTGTCCGGTCTGCTGCTGGTGATCGGCGCGATGCTCGACGGCGGCGGCGGCGGGTTCCTGACCATCATGCTGGTCGTCGCGATCGGCATGAACTTCTTCAGCTACTTCTACTCGGACAAGATGGCCATCAAGATGGCCAAGGCGCAGCCGATGGACGAGGCGCGCTATCCCGACGTGTACGCGATGGTGCGCAGCCTCTCGCAGCGGGCCGGTCAGCCGATGCCGCGGCTGTACGTCTCGCCCTCCCCGCAGCTCAACGCGTTCGCCACCGGCCGCAACCCGGACCACGCCGCCGTGTGCGTCAACGAGGGCCTCTACCGGGCGCTGACCCCCGAGGAGCTCGAGGGTGTCCTCGGTCACGAGCTGCAGCACGTCTACAACCGCGACATCCTCATCGGTTCGGTCGCGGCCATGATCGGGACCGCCATCACCTACCTGGCGCTGATGCTGCGCTGGATCCCGATCATGGGTGGCGGCAACGACCGCGAGGGTGGTGCGAACCCGCTGGCCATGATCGCCGCGTCGATCGTCGCCCCGATCGTCGCGATGGTCATCCAGGCCTCGATCACCCGGTCGCGTGAGTCGCTCGCCGACCACACCGGTGCCGAGTTGACCGGCAAGCCGCTGGCGCTGGCGAGCGCCCTCGCCAAGCTCGAGCGCGGCGCCAACGACCCGCAGCTGCTGCGGGCGGGCGGTACGAAGGCGGAGACCAATCCGGCGATGCAGCACCTCTACATCGCCGCTCCCTTCGGCGGCCGTGCCGCGGCGAAGCTGTTCTCCACGCACCCGCCGATCCCCGAGCGCATCGCCGCGCTCGAGGAGCAGGCCCGCCGCATGGGACAACTCGGTCCCGGCCAGTCGTTCCCGGCCGGCTGGCGTTGACCTCGCCGGCCGCGTCGACCCTCGCGGTCGGCCGGCGCGCGAGGCCACGAACGCCCGCCGCAGCGCTGCGGCGGGCGTTCGTCGTGGTGCTGCCGGCGTCGCGCGGTCAGCCCTCGCCCTCGACGGGAGCGGCCGGCGCCATCGCCTCGGCCTCGCGCTGGATCCAGCTCGTCAGCAGCGTCACCAGCACGAACACGATGGCGATCCCGAGCCCGGTCAGCCACGGCCCGCCGTCCTCGTAGGCCTGGCCGAGCGCGTAGCCGGCCCCCACCGCCGTCCCGAAGCCGGCGATCGAGCCGACGAGGTCCGCGAGCAGGTAGCGGCGGGTGGACACGTCGGAGGCCCCCGCGGCGGCGGCGAGCACGGTCGGTGGCACGGTGGCGATACGCCCGAGGATCGCGATCGCCGGTCCACGCTTGGCCAGGATGCGGTCGGCGAGCAGCAGCTTGTCGGCGGGGACCGCCCGGTGCAGCCAGGCCGGTCCGTCCCCGGTCCGCAGGGCGTCGCGGTAGAGCCGGCCGAGGGCGAAGAACGCCCACACGCCCACGACGAGGAACGGGAACACCGCCAGCCACAGCTCGAGCACGGTCACGTCCCCGAACCGCGCCCGGGCCCCGCCGAGCAGCAGCAGTTCCTTGCCCGGTCGCAGCGCCAGCAGCAGCAGGAAGCGTTCGCCCAGCATCACCGGGATCAGCGGCAGCATCGCGATCGGGATCACGAAACGCAGGACCGCCACGGCCAGCAGTGCGCGACGCAGTGGCACCCGGTCCTGCGGGACCGGGGCGGCCTCCGGCGGCACCGCGCTCACGAGGCACCCCGCCGTGCAGCCGGGGTGCGGCCGGGGGACGCCGCGCCGGTCCGGGGCGGTCGCGGTTGGCAGGTCTCGCAGGCGTACGCCCAGCGGCCGGCGATGTCCCACCGCCGGATCTCGGTCTCACAGCGGGGACAGCGGTCGGACTTGTACACGTGCGTCGCCTGTTCGCGGGTCAGTCTCGAGCGTGGCACCCCGACCTCGGCCGGGTCGACGGTGATGATCCGGTTCTCCTCGACCCCGGAACGCAGCCACGTCACCAGGGTCCGCCACATCGACTGCCACAGGTCCCGGTCGATGGCGTTGGCCGGGGTCTCGGGATGCACACCGTGGACGTGGAGGATCTCGGCCCGGTAGACGTTGCCGATGCCGGCCAGCACCGACTGGTCCATCAGGGCCTGGCCGATGCCGCTGCGTCGCCGCTGCAGCGCGGCGAAGGCCGCCTCGGGGTCGGCGTCGTCATGCAACGGGTCCGGGCCGAGACGGTCGGTCACGCGGTGCACCTCGTCGGCATCGAGCAGTTCGCACTGCGTCGCGCCGACCAGGTCCAGCGCCAACTCGTCACTCACCACCCGGTAGCGCACGGTCGGTCGCGGCTCGGGTGGTGGGACGTCGTGTCGGGAGAACGTGCCGTACAGGCCGAGGTGGATGTGCACCACCCGTTCGCCGTCGTAGCGGTGGAACAGGTGCTTGCCGTGGGCCTCGGCACCGAGGAACCGGCTGCCGTCGAGGAGGTGGGCCCCCCGGGCGAAACGTCCCTGGGGGGAGGAAACGGCGACCCGGTGGCCGCCGAGCCAGGCGCCGTGGTCACGCGCGAGGCGGTGGATGGTGTGACCCTCGGGCACGGGTTTCCTCGACGTGTGCGGGGCGGTCGACGGCGCTGCTGGCCTTCGGCGCTGCTCGCCTTCGGCGGCAGGGTACGTCGCCGACGCCGGAACCGAACGGCGAGCACGGAGGTCGGCCGTGCGCCTCAGCCCCGGGTCAACCCCTCGCGCAACGACCGGGCGGCGCCCTCCATGGTCGTCGCGTCACCGGGGGAGGGTGTCCAGGGCAGCACCAGCCCGTCGTCCTGGTACCGCGGGATCACGTGGACGTGCAGGTGGAACACCGTCTGGAACGCGGCCGCCCCGCTCGACTGCACGAGGTTGACCCCCGCGGCGCCGAGCCGGGCCACCGCCGCGCGGGCGAGCGCCTGCGCCGTCGTCGCGACCTCCCGCAGATCGTCGACCGCGACGTCGTGCAGGTCACGCGCGTGGGCTTTCGGCACGACCAGGGCATGCCCCCGGGTCGCCGGGGCGACGTCGAGGAAGGCCAGCGTCCGTGGTGTCTCGTGGACCACGCGGGCCGGAGCCTGCCCGGCCACGATGGCGCAGAAGATGCAGTCGGCCGCGTCCGTCGGGCCGTCCGTCACCCCGTCCGCCGTCGTGTTCGCCGTCACGTCCGCCGTCACGTCCGCCGTCACGT
Coding sequences:
- a CDS encoding DedA family protein, with product MSAVPPEAAPVPQDRVPLRRALLAVAVLRFVIPIAMLPLIPVMLGERFLLLLALRPGKELLLLGGARARFGDVTVLELWLAVFPFLVVGVWAFFALGRLYRDALRTGDGPAWLHRAVPADKLLLADRILAKRGPAIAILGRIATVPPTVLAAAAGASDVSTRRYLLADLVGSIAGFGTAVGAGYALGQAYEDGGPWLTGLGIAIVFVLVTLLTSWIQREAEAMAPAAPVEGEG
- a CDS encoding Fpg/Nei family DNA glycosylase gives rise to the protein MPEGHTIHRLARDHGAWLGGHRVAVSSPQGRFARGAHLLDGSRFLGAEAHGKHLFHRYDGERVVHIHLGLYGTFSRHDVPPPEPRPTVRYRVVSDELALDLVGATQCELLDADEVHRVTDRLGPDPLHDDADPEAAFAALQRRRSGIGQALMDQSVLAGIGNVYRAEILHVHGVHPETPANAIDRDLWQSMWRTLVTWLRSGVEENRIITVDPAEVGVPRSRLTREQATHVYKSDRCPRCETEIRRWDIAGRWAYACETCQPRPPRTGAASPGRTPAARRGAS
- a CDS encoding HIT family protein; the protein is MTANTTADGVTDGPTDAADCIFCAIVAGQAPARVVHETPRTLAFLDVAPATRGHALVVPKAHARDLHDVAVDDLREVATTAQALARAAVARLGAAGVNLVQSSGAAAFQTVFHLHVHVIPRYQDDGLVLPWTPSPGDATTMEGAARSLREGLTRG